CATTACTTCATTCAGTTTATGTGAAATAAAAATTATGGACTTTCCGTTTTTCTTCAGATTTTCCAGAATCACAAAGAGTTTTTCAGTTTCCTGTGGCGTCAGAACTGCTGTAGGTTCATCGAGGATAAGAATATCCACACCTCTGTACAGAGTTTTTATTATTTCTACCCTTTGTGCTTCTCCCACTGATATATCCTGAATTTTTTTATTTACCTGCACATCAAGTTTATATTTTTCTATATACTCCTCTATTGCTTCCTTTGCTTTGGCGAAATCAATTCTGTCCATTGTTTTTTTTGGCTCAAAACCAAGTATTATATTTTCCAGAACAGTCATTTCCTTGACCAGCATAAATTCCTGATGCACCATTCCTATCCCGAGTTCTATTGCTGTTTTGGTAGAATAATCTTCATAAGCTTTTCCTCGTACTTCGAGTATTCCCCCGTCTTTAGGATAGAGACCGTATAAAATTTTCATCATAGTGGATTTTCCGGCTCCGTTTTCACCTATCAGTGAATGTATTTCACCTTCATACAAATCGAAAAATCCGTTTTTTATTGCTGAAATATTACCGAATCTTTTTTCTATGTCTTTCATTAATACAATCTGCTTTTTCAATTCCTTTTTCCTCCTGTTCTTTTTTGAGGAATATTATTCAAATTTAAATCCAGGATAAGATTCTACTTTTATTTCTCCTGATTTTATTTTTTCAGTTAATTCACCAATTCTTGTAAGTATATCTTCCGGGAATTTATCGCCAAGAGCCTGTTTCATTACTGACATGTCTGTAAGACCTATTCCGCCGTTGGCAACATCCATTTTCAAGATTTCTCCGCCTTTGAATTTATCTTCCACTACTGACTTGATTACTTCATATGTTCCTACATCTACTCTTTTCAGCATAGAAGTAAATATGAATCCCGGATAAATATCATCCTGATTAATATCTACACCAATTGCATACTTGTTTGAATCTTTTGCAGCTTCCAATACTCCGTTTCCAGTGTTCGAAGCTACGTTCATTATTATGTCGGCACCTTGGCTGTACTGTGCAAGAGCAAGTTCTTTCCCTTTCAGAGGATCATTGAAAGTTCCTGCGAATGATACTAATACCTTTGTTTCAGGATCAATATACGCAGCCCCTTGTTTATATCCAGTCAGGAAGTCCTGAAGTACCGGAATATCCATTCCTCCGACCCATCCTATTGTTTTCTCAGGATTTACATTTGGAATATCTGTTTTTTGTGTGAATAATGCGGCAGCTGCACCTGCAAGG
This Sebaldella sp. S0638 DNA region includes the following protein-coding sequences:
- a CDS encoding BMP family protein encodes the protein MKVKSFMRVFTMLLVFLMVISCGGDKKEGDQAAEGTKESGKKKIRIAIVHAGFLGDKSFNDSANEGIKKAMAEYDIEVKTLESKVPSDWETNVVSMASEGYDLVIGNSSQFQDIIKKHAPEFPNVKFAIIDTVVNEPNVMSVVFAQNEGSFLAGAAAALFTQKTDIPNVNPEKTIGWVGGMDIPVLQDFLTGYKQGAAYIDPETKVLVSFAGTFNDPLKGKELALAQYSQGADIIMNVASNTGNGVLEAAKDSNKYAIGVDINQDDIYPGFIFTSMLKRVDVGTYEVIKSVVEDKFKGGEILKMDVANGGIGLTDMSVMKQALGDKFPEDILTRIGELTEKIKSGEIKVESYPGFKFE